One Lysinibacillus fusiformis genomic window carries:
- a CDS encoding carboxymuconolactone decarboxylase family protein produces MTERFTKGLETIKHYVTAEEAARMVESDALADIAPDLRKMIIEFAYGDVYSRPGLDAKSRALVVITTVVTQGAAPQTKTHITRGLHAGLTPTEIVEALLQLVPYIGFPRVQNALTVAQQVFQEKQLTVK; encoded by the coding sequence ATGACTGAACGTTTTACAAAGGGCCTAGAAACCATTAAACACTATGTCACTGCAGAGGAAGCAGCTCGCATGGTAGAATCAGATGCACTCGCTGACATAGCACCAGATTTACGTAAGATGATTATTGAGTTTGCCTATGGTGACGTCTATTCACGACCAGGACTAGATGCAAAAAGTCGCGCGCTTGTCGTGATAACAACGGTTGTAACACAAGGCGCTGCACCACAAACAAAAACACATATTACACGAGGCTTGCATGCAGGTCTAACACCTACAGAGATTGTGGAAGCTCTGTTGCAATTAGTGCCATACATTGGCTTTCCACGTGTGCAAAATGCACTAACGGTGGCACAACAAGTTTTTCAAGAAAAACAACTAACGGTAAAATGA
- the argH gene encoding argininosuccinate lyase, translating into MTKLWGGRFQKSAEAWVDEFGASIGFDQQLVMEDLEGSVAHVTMLGATGILPAADVDSILGGLAQLQEKAIAGELEFSVANEDIHLNLEKMLIDLIGPVGGKLHTGRSRNDQVATDMHIFLKKRVQEAIGLIETFQKTLLEKAQEHVETIAPGYTHLQRAQPISFAHHLMAYFWMLERDKQRFTESVKRIDILPLGAGAMAGTTFPIDRLKSAELLGFSQVYANSMDAVSDRDFIVEFLSHSSLLMAHLSRFAEEIILWSTDEFKFIELDDAFSTGSSIMPQKKNPDMAELIRGKTGRVYGNLMGLLTVLKGTPLTYNKDMQEDKEGMFDTVHTILGSLKIFEGMVRTMTVNTERLHKAVHADFSNATELADYLATKGMPFREAHEVTGKLVFTCIQKGIYLLDLPIEDMKKESELIEADIYDVLAPEAAVRRRHSLGGTGFEQVKIQIEKAKGCLAHTQFTHNS; encoded by the coding sequence ATGACAAAACTTTGGGGCGGACGTTTCCAAAAATCAGCAGAAGCATGGGTTGATGAGTTCGGCGCATCTATCGGCTTTGACCAACAACTTGTAATGGAAGATCTAGAAGGTAGTGTGGCTCACGTGACAATGCTTGGTGCAACTGGAATTTTACCAGCAGCAGACGTTGATAGCATTCTTGGTGGCCTTGCACAATTACAAGAGAAAGCAATCGCTGGTGAGCTTGAATTTAGCGTTGCGAATGAAGATATCCATTTAAACTTGGAGAAAATGCTGATTGATTTAATTGGCCCTGTTGGTGGGAAACTGCATACAGGTCGTAGCCGTAATGACCAAGTGGCAACAGATATGCATATTTTCTTAAAGAAACGTGTACAGGAAGCAATCGGCTTAATCGAAACGTTCCAAAAAACGCTACTAGAAAAAGCACAAGAGCATGTTGAAACAATTGCGCCTGGCTACACGCACTTACAGCGTGCGCAACCAATTTCGTTTGCCCATCATTTAATGGCCTACTTTTGGATGCTTGAGCGCGATAAACAACGCTTTACTGAATCTGTAAAACGCATTGATATTCTACCTTTAGGTGCTGGAGCGATGGCAGGGACAACTTTCCCAATCGATCGTCTTAAATCAGCGGAACTACTTGGCTTTTCGCAAGTTTATGCAAACTCAATGGATGCGGTAAGCGATCGTGATTTTATTGTTGAATTTTTAAGTCATTCTTCATTACTCATGGCACATTTATCGCGTTTTGCTGAAGAGATTATTCTTTGGTCTACAGATGAATTCAAATTTATCGAGCTAGATGATGCATTTTCAACAGGCTCATCGATTATGCCACAAAAGAAAAATCCTGATATGGCGGAGTTAATTCGTGGAAAAACAGGTCGTGTTTACGGTAACTTAATGGGCTTATTAACCGTTTTAAAAGGTACACCGTTAACGTACAACAAAGATATGCAGGAAGACAAAGAAGGTATGTTCGATACCGTACATACAATTCTTGGCTCATTGAAAATCTTTGAAGGTATGGTACGCACGATGACTGTCAACACAGAGCGTCTGCACAAGGCAGTGCACGCTGACTTCTCAAATGCAACGGAACTTGCAGATTATCTTGCAACAAAAGGAATGCCATTCCGTGAAGCACATGAAGTTACTGGCAAACTAGTCTTTACTTGTATTCAAAAGGGCATCTATTTATTAGATTTACCGATTGAAGACATGAAAAAAGAAAGCGAGCTCATCGAAGCGGATATTTATGATGTATTAGCACCTGAAGCGGCTGTTCGCCGTCGTCATTCATTAGGTGGTACAGGTTTTGAGCAAGTAAAGATCCAAATTGAAAAAGCCAAGGGGTGCCTGGCACACACACAATTTACACACAATTCATAA
- a CDS encoding argininosuccinate synthase — translation MANKKVVLAYSGGLDTSVAIPWLKEQGWDVIAVCLDVGEGKDLEFIKNKALQVGAVESYMVDAKDEFAENYALVSLQAHTWYEQKYPLVSALSRPLISKKLVEIANQVGADAVAHGCTGKGNDQVRFEVSIKALNPDLEVLAPVREWGWSRDEEIEYAAKHNVPIPATLDSPFSIDQNLWGRANEAGVMEDPWVAPPEEAYGLTVSVEKAPDEAEYVEIEFVAGKPVALNGKEMKLADLIQELNAVAGAHGVGRIDHVENRLVGIKSREVYEIPGAKVLLTAHKELEDLTLVKELAHFKPVIEKKLSELIYDGLWFSPLRDALEAFLKESQQYVNGTVRVKLYKGHAIVEGRKSPNSLYNEKLATYSKEDVFNHASAVGFIELWGLPTVVNSSVNKK, via the coding sequence ATGGCAAATAAAAAAGTAGTATTAGCATACTCTGGCGGTCTTGATACTTCAGTAGCAATTCCGTGGTTAAAAGAGCAAGGTTGGGACGTTATCGCAGTTTGTCTTGACGTTGGTGAGGGAAAAGATCTTGAATTCATTAAAAACAAAGCGCTTCAAGTAGGCGCAGTTGAATCATATATGGTAGATGCGAAGGACGAATTCGCTGAAAATTACGCACTAGTTTCTTTACAAGCGCATACTTGGTATGAACAAAAATATCCATTAGTATCAGCTCTTTCTCGTCCACTTATTTCAAAAAAATTAGTGGAAATCGCAAACCAAGTGGGCGCGGATGCAGTTGCTCACGGTTGCACAGGTAAAGGGAATGACCAAGTTCGTTTCGAAGTATCAATTAAAGCTTTAAATCCAGATTTAGAGGTTTTAGCACCTGTTCGTGAATGGGGCTGGAGCCGTGACGAGGAAATCGAATATGCAGCGAAACACAATGTACCTATTCCTGCTACACTTGATTCACCATTCTCAATCGACCAAAACCTATGGGGCCGTGCAAATGAAGCGGGCGTAATGGAAGATCCTTGGGTAGCACCACCAGAAGAGGCTTATGGTTTAACAGTTTCTGTAGAAAAAGCGCCAGACGAAGCAGAATACGTAGAAATCGAATTCGTAGCTGGTAAACCTGTTGCTCTAAACGGCAAAGAAATGAAACTTGCTGATTTAATTCAAGAATTAAATGCAGTTGCTGGCGCACACGGTGTTGGTCGTATCGATCACGTAGAAAACCGTTTAGTTGGTATTAAATCTCGTGAAGTTTACGAAATTCCAGGTGCAAAAGTATTGTTAACTGCTCATAAAGAGCTTGAAGATTTAACACTTGTAAAAGAATTAGCGCATTTTAAACCAGTAATTGAGAAAAAATTATCTGAATTAATCTATGATGGTCTATGGTTCTCTCCATTACGTGATGCACTTGAAGCATTCTTAAAAGAGTCACAACAATATGTCAATGGTACTGTTCGAGTGAAACTTTACAAAGGTCATGCAATCGTTGAGGGACGTAAATCTCCAAATTCTTTATACAATGAAAAGCTTGCAACTTACTCAAAAGAAGATGTATTCAACCATGCTTCAGCAGTTGGTTTCATCGAATTATGGGGCTTACCAACAGTTGTAAACTCTTCAGTTAATAAAAAATAG
- a CDS encoding SDR family NAD(P)-dependent oxidoreductase, with the protein MKMNKKTIFVTGATSGVGLKITELLVAQGHVVYATGRNAVALKALERLGANVIQADLTTLTAIDEICAQLPTLDVAILSAGVGKFGIAQALSDEAIKQMVELNVSVPIYLAKRLAAPMIDREQGQLIFIGSQAGKVATPKASVYAATKHAIVGFTNGLRMELAPFNVKITAIHPGPIDTPFLDKVNDESGYRESLGRFLLTPEEVAQATIKTIERPVREVNLPRIMGLSSKLYALAPATIEFLGKPFFNKK; encoded by the coding sequence ATGAAAATGAATAAAAAGACAATCTTTGTTACGGGAGCGACTAGTGGTGTAGGCTTGAAAATTACTGAATTATTAGTTGCTCAAGGTCACGTGGTCTATGCCACAGGCCGTAATGCAGTAGCGTTAAAAGCGCTGGAAAGACTAGGCGCCAATGTTATTCAGGCTGACTTAACAACACTAACAGCAATTGACGAAATATGTGCTCAGTTACCTACTCTTGATGTAGCTATACTTTCTGCGGGGGTTGGCAAGTTTGGCATTGCGCAAGCATTATCGGATGAAGCTATTAAGCAAATGGTTGAGCTCAATGTCAGTGTACCGATTTACTTAGCAAAACGTTTAGCAGCGCCTATGATAGATCGTGAGCAGGGCCAGCTTATTTTTATCGGTTCGCAAGCAGGAAAGGTAGCAACACCAAAGGCAAGTGTTTACGCAGCGACAAAGCATGCTATTGTTGGTTTTACAAACGGCCTACGTATGGAACTGGCACCATTTAATGTCAAGATTACTGCGATTCACCCTGGTCCGATTGATACACCCTTTTTGGATAAGGTAAATGATGAAAGTGGTTATCGAGAGTCTTTAGGTAGATTTTTACTAACACCTGAAGAAGTTGCACAAGCTACGATCAAAACAATTGAGCGTCCAGTACGAGAAGTTAATTTACCACGTATTATGGGGTTATCCAGTAAGTTATATGCTTTAGCGCCTGCTACGATTGAATTTTTAGGTAAGCCATTTTTTAATAAGAAATAA
- a CDS encoding MBL fold metallo-hydrolase, which yields MSIYKIEIPTPYEVGDVNAFVVKGDALTIFDVGPKTMEAYDALKWGVRAAGFQLQDIEQVVLTHHHPDHAGWVDAFPYAEILGHAYNDKWLRHDEEFLRYHEQFYSERLFEHGVPQEYIQPSVHVRRELELVGERPLTQILNDGDEVPGHPGLQAFETLGHAQSHLIFWDEKSHNVIGGDLLLEKITPNPLIEPPLERSLGRTKSLLQYNASLEILRQLPVKTMYTGHGADLEDIPQLIDKRLERQHQQSMKVYELLGDDQLTVVQMTQRLYPSIFQRMLGLTLSKTLGHLDYLEAINLVTSMKNDEGVYLFKRK from the coding sequence TTGTCTATATACAAAATTGAAATACCAACACCCTATGAAGTAGGCGATGTTAATGCATTTGTTGTCAAAGGGGATGCATTAACGATTTTTGATGTTGGACCAAAAACAATGGAAGCATATGATGCTCTAAAATGGGGGGTTCGGGCAGCCGGTTTTCAGTTGCAGGATATTGAACAGGTTGTGTTAACCCACCACCATCCGGATCATGCAGGTTGGGTGGATGCGTTTCCCTATGCAGAGATTTTAGGGCATGCATATAACGACAAATGGTTACGTCATGACGAAGAATTTTTACGGTACCATGAACAGTTTTATAGTGAGCGTTTGTTTGAACATGGCGTCCCTCAAGAATATATTCAGCCTAGTGTCCATGTACGTCGTGAATTAGAACTAGTAGGCGAACGACCTTTGACACAAATTTTAAATGACGGAGATGAAGTCCCTGGACATCCAGGGTTACAGGCGTTTGAAACATTAGGTCATGCGCAAAGTCATTTAATTTTTTGGGATGAAAAATCACATAATGTCATAGGTGGGGATCTTTTGCTTGAAAAGATTACACCCAATCCACTAATTGAACCACCATTAGAGCGTTCTTTAGGTCGCACGAAATCGTTACTACAATATAATGCTTCACTTGAAATTTTACGCCAATTGCCCGTGAAAACAATGTATACAGGGCATGGTGCGGATTTAGAAGATATTCCACAACTAATCGATAAGCGACTTGAACGACAACATCAACAGTCGATGAAGGTTTATGAGTTGCTCGGAGATGATCAGTTAACAGTGGTACAAATGACACAACGATTATATCCATCGATTTTTCAGCGTATGCTTGGTCTAACACTTTCTAAAACGCTTGGTCATTTAGACTACTTAGAGGCAATTAACCTTGTGACGTCTATGAAAAATGATGAAGGTGTCTATCTGTTTAAACGAAAGTAG
- the proC gene encoding pyrroline-5-carboxylate reductase: protein MKKILFIGAGSMAEALMQGWIKQKVFTAQELYVTNRSDKERLQFLHSTYGVNYRVDGAIYMQADLIILAMKPKDAIAAMQELQPKISKHTAILSILAGITINTITEKLGLRPVARVMPNTSATIGMSASGIAFNGKVSIEHRTMFLQLLEAVGSVIEVEEDQLHAVTALSGSGPAYIYYLMEAFERVGTEVGLTKDTVRLLMTQTLAGTAEMLKQSADEPDVLRRKVTSPGGTTEAGIKALEQYQFNEAITACIKEAEARSRALAKST, encoded by the coding sequence ATGAAAAAAATACTATTTATTGGTGCAGGCTCGATGGCAGAAGCATTAATGCAAGGCTGGATTAAGCAGAAGGTATTCACAGCGCAAGAACTATACGTCACCAATCGCTCAGATAAAGAGCGTCTACAATTTTTGCACAGCACATACGGCGTGAACTATAGGGTGGATGGCGCCATTTATATGCAAGCGGATTTAATCATCTTAGCAATGAAACCAAAGGATGCTATTGCTGCTATGCAAGAACTGCAACCTAAAATTTCCAAACACACCGCTATCCTGTCCATTTTAGCTGGTATTACCATAAACACTATAACAGAAAAATTAGGATTGCGACCAGTAGCACGTGTCATGCCTAATACTTCTGCAACGATTGGGATGTCAGCAAGCGGCATTGCATTTAATGGTAAAGTTTCGATTGAACATCGCACCATGTTTCTACAATTATTAGAGGCAGTCGGGTCCGTCATTGAAGTCGAAGAAGACCAGCTTCATGCCGTTACTGCACTTTCTGGTAGTGGTCCTGCTTATATTTATTACTTAATGGAAGCCTTTGAACGTGTTGGTACAGAGGTTGGCCTTACGAAAGATACAGTACGATTACTTATGACGCAAACGCTTGCTGGTACTGCTGAAATGTTAAAGCAATCTGCTGATGAGCCTGACGTACTACGAAGAAAAGTAACAAGCCCAGGTGGTACAACTGAAGCCGGCATAAAAGCTCTTGAACAATACCAATTTAATGAAGCAATTACAGCATGTATTAAAGAAGCTGAAGCCCGATCTCGCGCACTTGCAAAAAGCACGTAA
- the namA gene encoding NADPH dehydrogenase NamA yields the protein MTKLFEPYQLQTISLKNRIVMAPMCMYSAQDDGLVTPFHHVHYATRAAGQVGLIVVEATSVAPEGRISNKDLGIWDDTHIAGLTQLVDGMKAYGAKTAIQLAHAGRKATVEGEIFAPSAIAYSDAYKTPTEMTIEDIEYVIEAFKQAAIRASKAGFDALEIHGAHGYLISEFLSPATNKRTDAYGGSQENRYRLLRLVIDAIRSVWDGPLLVRVSAEDYAEAGTTMEDFIVFSRWMRSQSVDLVDVSTGGVVQARINVFPGYQVPHAERIKQGAEMPTGAVGLITTAIQAEEILQNNRADLIFLGRVLLREPYWPLRAAKELGEEVTPPVQYIRGW from the coding sequence TTGACTAAGTTATTCGAACCATATCAATTACAAACTATTTCTTTAAAAAATCGTATCGTCATGGCACCGATGTGTATGTATTCTGCTCAGGACGATGGTTTAGTGACACCGTTCCATCATGTACATTACGCCACACGCGCAGCTGGTCAAGTAGGATTAATCGTCGTAGAAGCTACTAGTGTAGCACCAGAAGGGCGCATTTCAAACAAAGATCTTGGCATTTGGGATGATACTCATATTGCAGGCTTAACACAGCTTGTAGATGGCATGAAGGCATACGGGGCAAAAACTGCCATACAGCTTGCTCATGCTGGACGTAAAGCAACAGTTGAAGGAGAAATATTTGCACCATCTGCCATTGCGTATAGTGATGCTTATAAAACACCGACTGAAATGACGATAGAAGATATCGAATATGTAATAGAAGCCTTTAAACAAGCAGCCATCCGTGCTAGTAAAGCCGGTTTTGATGCACTTGAGATTCATGGGGCGCACGGTTATTTAATTAGTGAATTTTTATCCCCAGCAACAAATAAACGCACCGATGCATACGGAGGCTCACAGGAGAATCGCTATCGTTTACTGCGCCTAGTCATTGATGCCATTCGTAGTGTTTGGGATGGCCCGTTGCTCGTTCGTGTTTCTGCTGAAGACTATGCAGAAGCTGGCACGACAATGGAAGATTTTATCGTATTCAGTCGCTGGATGAGATCACAGAGTGTCGATTTAGTCGATGTCTCTACAGGTGGCGTCGTACAGGCTCGCATCAACGTTTTCCCCGGTTATCAAGTGCCACATGCTGAACGAATTAAGCAAGGCGCTGAGATGCCAACAGGTGCAGTTGGTCTAATTACAACCGCTATTCAAGCAGAAGAAATTTTACAAAATAATCGTGCTGACTTGATTTTCTTAGGTCGAGTGCTCTTACGTGAACCATATTGGCCACTACGTGCTGCGAAAGAGTTAGGTGAAGAAGTGACACCACCCGTGCAGTATATAAGAGGTTGGTAA
- a CDS encoding LysR family transcriptional regulator encodes MDYKWVKSFVVAAKSCNFRMAAEELHLSQPSITVHIHQLEDFLKVQLFKREKNRVQLTAEGKLFLIEAQQIINHLEESVERFHLATKGMKEKLIIAMTPLMVETILPHVIYQFINENSSIEISLLVEDSSKIEELINSGKAHIGISLLPTRYRHWCQELLVESPLALVIPLDAYDDETGSYIDYEELFQTYTLFTHHHPTIWNDLLRKVKEQYIFTKQVSISQSYVVKRLIKDGLGMSFLPRMIVRRERMEGRFNIVPFEEFALPRIPVYLFYKDSVQVPKELLALFRTRDYL; translated from the coding sequence ATGGATTATAAATGGGTAAAGTCTTTTGTTGTGGCAGCAAAGTCTTGTAACTTCAGAATGGCGGCTGAAGAATTGCATCTGTCGCAGCCTAGCATTACAGTTCATATTCATCAGTTAGAAGATTTCCTTAAAGTTCAATTGTTCAAACGAGAGAAAAATCGTGTGCAATTAACAGCGGAGGGGAAACTGTTTTTAATAGAAGCACAACAAATTATCAACCATTTGGAAGAAAGTGTCGAACGATTTCATTTAGCTACTAAAGGTATGAAGGAAAAATTAATCATTGCGATGACACCATTAATGGTAGAAACCATATTACCTCATGTTATTTATCAGTTTATTAACGAAAATTCTTCGATTGAAATATCCTTACTTGTGGAAGATTCAAGTAAAATTGAAGAATTAATTAATAGTGGTAAGGCGCATATTGGTATTTCTTTATTACCAACTCGATATAGACATTGGTGCCAAGAGTTGCTAGTAGAAAGTCCTTTAGCATTGGTGATACCATTAGACGCCTATGATGATGAAACAGGATCATATATCGATTATGAAGAATTATTCCAAACGTATACATTATTTACGCATCATCATCCAACAATATGGAACGATTTATTACGTAAGGTAAAAGAACAATACATATTTACAAAACAAGTATCAATCTCTCAATCCTATGTTGTGAAACGACTCATAAAGGATGGCTTAGGTATGTCTTTTTTGCCTCGTATGATTGTTCGGAGAGAGCGAATGGAGGGGCGTTTTAATATTGTTCCTTTTGAGGAGTTTGCATTGCCTCGTATACCAGTCTATCTTTTTTATAAAGATTCAGTACAAGTTCCAAAAGAATTATTAGCACTTTTCCGCACAAGAGATTATTTGTAG
- a CDS encoding DUF2332 domain-containing protein, giving the protein MLAKLSQQFRTFAKNECQNSSPLYEHLAYKIAEDEDLLRIASCVPQGQPVPNLLLAAVHYLLSSFKNPLADYYPSFTASTKPIIGVYPVFKAFVLAHTDELKVILQEKLVQTNEILRCAYLYPMMTDIYERHQKPLAFIEIGASAGLQLGMDHYNYTYNQDLSVKNSDSDLVLASENQGEALPHSITHAIVVCQRIGIDLNPIDVNHDEELQWLQALIWPEHHERRSLLTKAIPILKSLNIKLIRGDAIQLIKEISSKIKHEAILVVYHTHVANQIPMALRLELLECLKEISLERPLYHCYNNLFDLQLHQDFIHQAETTTVRTMEQPDGHARWFTWSNHL; this is encoded by the coding sequence ATGCTAGCTAAACTAAGCCAACAGTTCCGTACTTTCGCAAAAAATGAATGTCAAAACTCCAGTCCGCTTTATGAACACTTAGCCTATAAAATTGCAGAGGATGAAGATTTACTAAGAATTGCAAGTTGTGTACCTCAAGGACAACCTGTACCTAATTTATTATTGGCAGCCGTCCATTATTTGTTATCATCTTTTAAAAATCCATTAGCTGATTATTACCCTTCCTTCACGGCATCTACGAAACCGATTATTGGCGTGTATCCAGTTTTTAAAGCATTCGTATTGGCCCACACAGATGAATTGAAGGTTATCTTGCAAGAAAAACTTGTTCAAACAAATGAAATTCTTCGTTGCGCATATCTTTATCCGATGATGACGGACATTTATGAAAGACATCAAAAGCCACTAGCATTTATAGAAATTGGCGCAAGTGCTGGTTTGCAGTTGGGCATGGACCATTATAATTATACTTATAATCAAGATTTATCTGTCAAAAATTCAGATAGTGACCTGGTCTTGGCCTCGGAAAATCAAGGTGAAGCACTACCACATTCCATTACTCATGCAATAGTTGTTTGCCAGAGAATTGGAATTGATTTAAATCCCATTGATGTAAATCATGATGAGGAGCTTCAGTGGCTTCAAGCATTAATATGGCCTGAACATCATGAACGACGTTCTTTGTTAACTAAAGCAATCCCCATTTTAAAATCACTTAATATAAAACTTATTAGAGGAGATGCAATACAATTAATAAAAGAGATCAGTAGTAAAATTAAGCACGAAGCGATTTTAGTTGTCTATCATACGCATGTTGCAAATCAGATACCAATGGCATTACGTCTTGAATTACTAGAATGCTTAAAAGAAATAAGTTTAGAGAGACCTCTTTATCATTGTTATAATAATTTGTTCGATTTACAGTTGCATCAAGACTTTATCCATCAGGCAGAAACAACAACCGTTCGTACAATGGAACAACCAGACGGTCATGCACGCTGGTTTACGTGGTCAAACCATTTATAA
- a CDS encoding NADPH-dependent FMN reductase — protein sequence MKIVALAGSIVGSKTKIAISKVVEILQEKYPKHEVIVLDLADYKIEFSDGRNYFEYEGDTKHVAEAIMAADALIIGTPTFQASIPATLKNIFDLLPVNAFRDKVVSTIVTAGTSKHYLMVEQQLKPILAYMKAHIVPTYVFIEEKDFLRKEIINDDVLFRLERLAEDTVMVTDAFAEIRAKKDVEYDF from the coding sequence ATGAAAATCGTAGCACTAGCTGGTTCAATTGTTGGCTCTAAAACAAAAATCGCCATCAGTAAAGTGGTTGAAATACTTCAAGAAAAATACCCTAAGCATGAGGTTATCGTACTCGATCTCGCTGATTATAAAATAGAATTCAGTGATGGTCGCAATTACTTTGAATACGAGGGTGATACAAAGCATGTGGCAGAAGCAATTATGGCTGCTGATGCACTGATTATAGGCACACCAACTTTCCAAGCTTCTATACCAGCAACATTAAAAAACATTTTTGACTTATTACCTGTAAATGCCTTTCGTGATAAAGTTGTAAGTACGATCGTAACAGCTGGCACGTCAAAGCATTATTTAATGGTAGAACAGCAATTAAAACCGATTCTCGCTTATATGAAAGCCCATATCGTACCGACATATGTCTTTATAGAAGAAAAGGATTTTTTACGGAAAGAAATTATCAATGATGACGTTCTTTTCCGTTTAGAGCGTTTAGCTGAGGATACCGTAATGGTAACCGATGCTTTCGCGGAAATTCGTGCGAAAAAAGATGTGGAATATGACTTCTAG
- a CDS encoding LLM class flavin-dependent oxidoreductase, translated as MEKYRINQSKGIEFGLYSLGDHIPNPLTGERISAQQRLQELIEASQLAEQAGIDVFGVGESHQSYFTTQAHTVVLGAIAHATTKIKLASSATVLSVSDPVRVYEDFATIDLISNGRAEIVAGRGSRVGAYHLLGVDLQDYEEIFEEKLELLKKINDEELVTWEGQYRAPLRNAQILPQPKDGSLPIWRAVGGPPASAIKAGYMGIPMMLTTLGGPAANFKPSVDAYREAAERSGFDAKELPIATTSLFYVAETTKDALQGMYPHLNGGFQAIRGGGYPKQQFAHAPDTRDALMVGSKEQIIEKILYQYELFGMQRFMAQIDFGGVPYDKIMKNIEIIGNDILPTIKKYTAK; from the coding sequence ATGGAAAAATATCGTATAAACCAATCAAAAGGAATTGAATTTGGATTGTATTCGTTAGGGGATCACATACCAAATCCTTTAACAGGTGAACGAATATCTGCACAGCAACGTCTTCAAGAGCTAATCGAAGCAAGTCAGTTAGCAGAGCAAGCAGGTATTGATGTATTTGGGGTTGGTGAAAGTCACCAATCGTATTTTACAACACAGGCACATACAGTCGTTCTAGGTGCGATTGCACATGCAACGACGAAAATTAAATTAGCAAGCTCGGCTACGGTGCTGAGTGTATCTGACCCTGTACGAGTATATGAAGATTTTGCGACGATTGATTTAATTTCTAATGGACGTGCAGAAATTGTTGCTGGGCGAGGTTCTCGTGTGGGTGCCTACCATTTACTTGGCGTCGATCTCCAGGATTATGAAGAAATTTTTGAGGAAAAGTTGGAATTACTGAAAAAGATTAATGACGAAGAGCTTGTCACTTGGGAAGGGCAATATCGAGCACCACTTCGTAATGCTCAAATTTTGCCACAACCGAAAGATGGCTCGCTACCAATTTGGCGTGCGGTAGGCGGACCACCTGCCAGTGCCATTAAAGCAGGCTATATGGGTATCCCGATGATGTTAACGACATTAGGAGGACCCGCAGCTAACTTTAAGCCTTCTGTGGATGCCTATCGTGAGGCAGCTGAAAGAAGCGGTTTTGATGCAAAGGAATTACCAATCGCTACAACAAGCTTATTTTATGTAGCTGAAACAACAAAAGATGCCTTGCAGGGGATGTATCCACATCTAAATGGAGGCTTCCAGGCAATTCGTGGTGGTGGGTATCCAAAGCAGCAATTTGCCCACGCGCCAGATACACGTGATGCACTTATGGTTGGTAGTAAGGAGCAAATTATTGAAAAAATACTCTATCAATATGAGTTATTTGGCATGCAACGTTTTATGGCCCAAATTGATTTTGGTGGGGTACCTTACGATAAAATTATGAAAAACATCGAAATCATTGGCAATGATATATTACCAACGATTAAAAAATATACAGCGAAATAA